Proteins encoded by one window of Acuticoccus sp. MNP-M23:
- a CDS encoding aspartate dehydrogenase domain-containing protein, translating to MLSVNVVGRGRIGSAVAGWISASGAYRLQDIITRDSDGWRPAALTIEAAGPDALRNYGAQLLAEGEVWSVGAVALADSALGDALQECAAEHGHRLRLFTGWAAGVTLVPRNMPGTLHVRQEAPGLASAPGTLFSGPLAEAAARFPDYLNTACAAALAGPGIGSTTIELVCSKAGGPHRITAEFCSAVSTVRTVTDFTPDPPLHPVAAAIIAALEHCLRPLAYG from the coding sequence GTGCTCAGCGTCAACGTGGTCGGGCGCGGCCGGATCGGCAGCGCCGTCGCCGGATGGATTTCAGCCTCCGGCGCATACCGCCTGCAGGACATCATCACCCGCGACAGCGATGGCTGGCGGCCTGCGGCCCTCACTATTGAGGCCGCCGGGCCGGACGCGCTGCGCAATTATGGCGCGCAGCTTCTGGCCGAGGGCGAGGTGTGGAGTGTGGGCGCCGTGGCGCTGGCCGACAGTGCGCTTGGTGATGCTTTGCAGGAGTGTGCGGCGGAGCACGGCCACCGCCTGCGGCTCTTCACCGGCTGGGCGGCCGGGGTGACGCTGGTTCCGCGCAATATGCCGGGCACGCTGCACGTGCGGCAGGAGGCGCCGGGGCTTGCATCAGCGCCGGGCACGCTGTTCAGCGGTCCGCTGGCAGAGGCTGCCGCCCGCTTCCCCGATTATCTGAACACCGCCTGCGCGGCGGCGCTGGCTGGTCCTGGCATCGGATCTACCACAATCGAGCTGGTATGCTCGAAGGCGGGTGGCCCGCACAGGATCACGGCTGAATTCTGCTCCGCCGTCAGCACGGTGCGAACCGTGACGGATTTTACGCCGGATCCGCCGCTGCACCCGGTTGCGGCGGCAATCATCGCGGCGCTGGAACACTGCCTTCGCCCGCTTGCCTATGGCTGA